A DNA window from Streptomyces sp. B21-083 contains the following coding sequences:
- a CDS encoding metallophosphoesterase family protein: MVSDVHGNVRDLAAAGAGADALICLGDLVLFLDYADHSRGIFPDLFGAENASRLVALRTARRFEEARELGARLWAGVGADRATVIEKAVRRQYAELFAALPTPTYATYGNVDMPTLWPEYAGPGTRVLDGERVEIGGRTFGFVGGGLRTQMRTPYEISDEEYAAKIEAVGEVDVLCTHIPPEVPELVYDTVARRFERGSRALLDAIRRTRPRYALFGHVHQPLARRMRIGGTECVNVGHFAGSGQPWVLEW; encoded by the coding sequence GTGGTCAGCGACGTGCACGGCAACGTGCGCGACCTGGCCGCGGCCGGTGCGGGCGCGGACGCCCTGATCTGCCTGGGCGACCTGGTCCTCTTCCTCGACTACGCCGACCACTCGCGCGGCATCTTCCCCGACCTCTTCGGTGCCGAGAACGCGAGCCGCCTCGTGGCGCTGCGCACGGCCCGCCGCTTCGAGGAGGCACGCGAACTCGGGGCCCGGCTGTGGGCCGGCGTCGGCGCGGACCGGGCGACGGTGATCGAGAAAGCGGTGCGCAGGCAGTACGCCGAACTGTTCGCCGCGCTCCCGACCCCGACGTACGCCACCTACGGCAACGTCGACATGCCGACACTGTGGCCGGAGTACGCCGGACCGGGCACCCGGGTCCTGGACGGGGAGCGGGTGGAGATCGGCGGCCGGACCTTCGGCTTCGTCGGCGGCGGCCTCAGGACGCAGATGCGCACGCCGTACGAGATCAGCGACGAGGAGTACGCGGCGAAGATCGAGGCGGTCGGCGAGGTCGACGTGCTGTGCACGCACATTCCGCCGGAGGTCCCGGAGTTGGTGTACGACACGGTCGCGCGCCGCTTCGAACGCGGCAGCCGCGCGCTGCTCGACGCGATCCGGCGCACGCGCCCCCGGTACGCCCTGTTCGGCCACGTCCACCAGCCGCTGGCCCGGCGGATGCGGATCGGCGGCACGGAGTGCGTGAACGTGGGGCACTTCGCGGGGAGCGGGCAGCCGTGGGTACTCGAATGGTGA
- a CDS encoding SRPBCC family protein has translation MAEFTSSSITIEAAPNEVMAVIADFARYPDWTGEVKEADVLKTDAQGRAEQVRLVMDAGAIKDDQTLGYTWTGDNEVSWTLVKSQMLRALDGSYILKPAGAGATEVTYQLTVDVKIPMLGMIKRKAEKVIIDRALAGLKKRVEEPK, from the coding sequence ATGGCGGAATTCACCAGTTCGAGCATCACGATCGAGGCGGCACCGAACGAGGTGATGGCGGTGATCGCCGACTTCGCCCGTTACCCGGACTGGACCGGCGAGGTGAAGGAGGCGGACGTCCTGAAGACCGACGCCCAGGGCCGCGCCGAGCAGGTCCGCCTCGTCATGGACGCCGGCGCGATCAAGGACGACCAGACCCTCGGCTACACCTGGACCGGCGACAACGAGGTCTCGTGGACCCTGGTCAAGTCGCAGATGCTGCGTGCCCTGGACGGCTCGTACATCCTGAAGCCGGCGGGCGCCGGGGCGACCGAGGTCACCTACCAGCTGACGGTGGACGTCAAGATCCCGATGCTGGGCATGATCAAGCGCAAGGCGGAGAAGGTCATCATCGACCGCGCGCTGGCGGGGTTGAAGAAGCGGGTGGAGGAACCCAAGTAG
- a CDS encoding AMP-dependent synthetase/ligase, with product MREFSLPALYEVPADGNLTDIVRRNAAQHPDVAVIARKVDGVWQDVTSTTFLAEVLTVAKGLIASGVAQGDRVALMSRTRYEWTLFDFAIWCAGAVTVPVYETSSSEQVQWILGDSGATAVIVELDGHAASVESVRDRLPGLKHVWQIDTGAVEELGRAGQDVSDAAVEERGARTKADDPATIVYTSGTTGRPKGCVLTHRSFFAECGNVVERLRPLFRTGECSVLLFLPLAHVFGRLVQIAPMMAPIKLGMVPDIKNLTDELASFRPTLILGVPRVFEKVYNSARAKAQADGKGKIFDKAADTAILYSRALDTPSGPSLGLKIKYKTFDKLVYSKLRAVLGGKGEYAISGGAPLGERLGHFFRGIGFTVLEGYGLTESCAATAFNPWDRQKIGSVGQPLPGSVVRIADDGEVLLHGEHLFKEYWNNPGATEEALADGWFHTGDIGTLDEDGFLSITGRKKEIIVTAGGKNVAPAVIEDRIRAHALVGECMVVGDGRPFVGALVTIDEEFLGRWADEHGKPAGSTAASLAHDPDLLAVIQGAVDDGNAAVSKAESVRKFRILASQFTEESGHLTPSLKLKRNVVAKDYADEIEAIYQS from the coding sequence TTGCGCGAGTTCAGCCTTCCGGCTTTGTACGAGGTCCCCGCGGACGGAAATCTGACCGACATCGTCCGCCGAAACGCCGCGCAGCATCCGGATGTCGCCGTCATCGCCCGCAAGGTGGACGGCGTCTGGCAGGACGTGACTTCCACGACCTTCCTCGCCGAGGTGCTCACCGTCGCGAAGGGCCTCATCGCCTCCGGGGTCGCGCAGGGCGACCGGGTCGCCCTGATGTCCCGTACGCGCTACGAGTGGACCCTGTTCGACTTCGCGATCTGGTGCGCGGGCGCGGTGACCGTACCGGTGTACGAGACCAGCTCCAGCGAGCAGGTGCAGTGGATCCTCGGTGACTCCGGGGCCACCGCGGTCATCGTGGAGCTGGACGGCCACGCCGCCTCCGTCGAGTCGGTGCGTGACCGGCTGCCTGGGCTGAAGCACGTCTGGCAGATCGACACGGGCGCGGTGGAGGAGCTGGGGCGGGCGGGCCAGGACGTCAGCGACGCGGCCGTCGAGGAACGCGGTGCGCGGACGAAGGCCGACGACCCGGCGACCATCGTGTACACGAGCGGTACGACCGGCCGGCCCAAGGGCTGTGTGCTGACGCACCGCAGCTTCTTCGCCGAGTGCGGCAACGTCGTCGAGCGGCTGCGGCCCCTGTTCCGGACCGGCGAGTGCTCGGTCCTCCTCTTCCTGCCGCTCGCGCACGTCTTCGGGCGGCTGGTGCAGATCGCGCCGATGATGGCGCCGATCAAACTGGGCATGGTCCCGGACATCAAGAACCTCACCGACGAACTGGCCTCGTTCCGGCCGACGTTGATCCTCGGTGTGCCGCGTGTCTTCGAGAAGGTCTACAACTCGGCGCGTGCCAAGGCGCAGGCGGACGGCAAGGGCAAGATCTTCGACAAGGCCGCCGACACGGCGATCCTGTACAGCCGGGCGCTGGACACCCCGTCGGGTCCGTCCCTCGGCCTGAAGATCAAGTACAAGACGTTCGACAAGCTCGTCTACAGCAAGCTGCGCGCGGTCCTCGGCGGCAAGGGCGAGTACGCCATCTCCGGCGGCGCCCCGCTCGGTGAGCGGCTCGGGCACTTCTTCCGCGGGATCGGCTTCACGGTGCTGGAGGGCTACGGCCTGACGGAGTCCTGTGCGGCCACCGCGTTCAACCCGTGGGACCGGCAGAAGATCGGCTCGGTCGGCCAGCCGCTGCCCGGCTCGGTCGTGCGCATCGCCGACGACGGCGAGGTGCTGCTGCACGGCGAGCACCTCTTCAAGGAGTACTGGAACAACCCGGGTGCGACCGAGGAGGCGCTGGCCGACGGCTGGTTCCACACCGGCGACATCGGCACGCTCGACGAGGACGGCTTCCTGAGCATCACCGGCCGCAAGAAGGAGATCATCGTCACGGCGGGCGGCAAGAACGTCGCCCCGGCCGTGATCGAGGACCGTATCCGCGCGCACGCGCTGGTCGGGGAGTGCATGGTGGTGGGTGACGGGCGGCCGTTCGTGGGCGCGCTGGTCACCATCGACGAGGAGTTCCTGGGGCGTTGGGCCGACGAGCACGGCAAGCCGGCCGGGTCCACCGCGGCGTCGCTCGCCCATGACCCGGATCTCCTCGCGGTGATCCAGGGCGCGGTCGACGACGGCAACGCCGCGGTGTCGAAAGCGGAATCGGTGCGGAAGTTCCGCATTCTGGCCTCCCAGTTCACCGAGGAGTCGGGCCACCTGACGCCGTCCCTGAAGCTCAAGCGCAATGTGGTGGCGAAGGACTACGCGGACGAGATCGAGGCGATCTACCAGAGTTAG